The Halogranum gelatinilyticum genome contains a region encoding:
- a CDS encoding DUF371 domain-containing protein: MEEEVVRARGHEHVSAAHASTFEVTSDDWLTPAGDCILAIEADRTPADFDPAFVDACQDTDAEITATVEVGEYTETVTGHGHPDLTFEGDRSLVGRTSDHTDDRTVMLGADFAAEGFDRDLVAALDDGAELTLTLSVE; the protein is encoded by the coding sequence GCGGCCACGAGCACGTCTCCGCGGCACACGCGAGTACGTTCGAGGTGACGAGCGACGACTGGCTGACACCCGCAGGAGACTGTATCCTCGCCATCGAGGCCGACCGCACCCCGGCGGACTTCGACCCCGCGTTCGTCGACGCCTGCCAGGACACCGACGCCGAGATCACGGCGACCGTCGAGGTCGGCGAGTACACCGAGACCGTCACCGGCCACGGCCACCCCGACCTCACCTTCGAGGGCGACCGGAGTTTGGTCGGACGGACGAGCGACCACACCGACGACCGGACGGTCATGCTCGGTGCCGACTTCGCGGCCGAGGGCTTCGACCGCGACCTCGTCGCCGCTCTCGATGATGGGGCCGAGTTGACGCTGACGCTCTCCGTCGAATAG
- a CDS encoding endonuclease III domain-containing protein — protein sequence MPEEPAENISGGDDGGGADAAFVPGEADTRAAAVVDALGEMYWQKAYGGQDAFTCLVRTILSQNTSDKASQPAHDSLMNRYGGGDLAATLADAEQSELAETIQSAGLYNQKSEMIIGAAEEIVADFGGAAAFDEFVRDEAPSTVRSRLLEIHGVGPKTADCVLLFAGGRGGVFPVDTHVHRIARRMGLAPPDADHEEVREHIERDVPPEKCGFGHTAMIQFGREYCSARKPACLDGPEACPLYDLCDKVGIDELDGTVTDPAEAN from the coding sequence ATGCCCGAGGAACCCGCAGAGAACATCAGCGGCGGCGACGACGGCGGTGGCGCGGACGCGGCGTTCGTCCCCGGCGAGGCCGACACCCGCGCGGCGGCAGTCGTCGACGCCCTCGGCGAGATGTACTGGCAGAAGGCCTACGGCGGCCAGGACGCCTTCACCTGTCTCGTCCGCACCATCCTGAGCCAGAACACGAGCGACAAGGCCAGCCAACCGGCCCACGACAGCCTGATGAACCGCTACGGCGGCGGCGACCTCGCGGCGACGCTCGCCGACGCCGAGCAGTCCGAACTCGCCGAGACTATCCAGTCTGCGGGGCTCTACAACCAGAAGTCAGAGATGATCATCGGTGCGGCCGAAGAGATCGTCGCCGACTTCGGCGGCGCGGCGGCCTTCGACGAGTTCGTCCGCGACGAAGCGCCGTCGACGGTCCGCAGTCGACTCCTCGAAATCCACGGCGTCGGCCCGAAGACGGCAGACTGCGTGCTGCTCTTCGCGGGCGGTCGCGGCGGCGTCTTCCCCGTCGACACCCACGTCCACCGCATCGCTCGTCGGATGGGGCTCGCCCCGCCGGACGCCGACCACGAGGAGGTTCGCGAACACATCGAGCGCGACGTCCCCCCGGAGAAATGTGGCTTCGGCCACACCGCGATGATCCAGTTCGGCCGCGAATACTGTTCGGCCCGCAAGCCAGCGTGTCTCGACGGCCCGGAGGCGTGTCCGCTCTACGACCTGTGTGACAAGGTCGGAATCGACGAACTGGACGGGACTGTCACCGACCCGGCCGAGGCGAACTGA
- the mgsA gene encoding methylglyoxal synthase, translating to MSVALIAHDEKKPELIEFVQEHADVLEEYDLIATGTTGKKLMEATGLDIERKASGPLGGDMQIGGEIADGECRAVVFLRDPLTAQPHEPDITALLRICDVHDVPLATNLASADALVAQLAK from the coding sequence ATGTCCGTCGCACTCATCGCTCACGACGAGAAGAAGCCCGAACTCATCGAGTTCGTGCAGGAACACGCCGACGTCCTCGAAGAGTACGACCTCATCGCGACCGGGACGACCGGCAAGAAGCTGATGGAGGCGACGGGTCTCGACATCGAGCGGAAGGCCTCCGGCCCGCTCGGTGGCGATATGCAGATCGGCGGCGAGATCGCCGACGGCGAGTGTCGGGCCGTCGTCTTCCTCCGTGACCCGCTGACCGCCCAGCCGCACGAGCCGGACATCACCGCCCTGCTCCGCATCTGCGACGTGCACGACGTCCCGCTCGCGACGAACCTCGCGAGCGCGGACGCGCTCGTTGCCCAGTTGGCCAAGTAA